One Labrus mixtus chromosome 12, fLabMix1.1, whole genome shotgun sequence DNA segment encodes these proteins:
- the LOC132984584 gene encoding Krueppel-like factor 11 isoform X1 — protein sequence MGEAPPWTSLLERLFTTSTHRSPWVHRPSEEGVDRTGVLPVSTMELKPCIEYHDLEAAEALVSMSFWGQRAHKPRPLTPTSDSCDSIHLQPEAGDTPKDLIALSSLCMTPPHSPSFAEASTSSVLTTTSAMSPASRSLPPHPCLSPPSFISETSAAQTESTSVAKPSRAMATSVIRHTADRLSTPPPPCTSPLTEISKPGPPMTLPVEKDRPPPSRASPSFLPPSASPPHIIQSSSSSSSPVSSSPVLCQVFPVSSRTGMISAFVQAPVQVQTQGGPKHILPQSPSSFAQPLLVGSAMPQGTVMFVVPQQPVSQTTQCPQTVMTLGNTKLLPLAPAPVYMPTGASGPSQADFSRRRNYVCNFPGCKKTYFKSSHLKAHLRTHTGEKPFSCHWEGCDKKFARSDELSRHRRTHTGEKKFVCNVCDRRFMRSDHLTKHARRHMTTKRATSWPTETRDLNKVALPKGQNRGPALPVGMLVSTAN from the exons ATGGGGGAGGCCCCGCCCTGGACTTCTTTATTGGAGAGGCTGTTTACAACCTCGACGCATAGGAGTCCCTGGGTTCATCGGCCCAGCGAGgagggg GTCGACCGTACAGGCGTCCTGCCCGTCTCAACCATGGAGCTCAAGCCGTGCATCGAGTACCATGACCTGGAGGCTGCAGAGGCACTCGTCAGCATGAGCTTCTGGGGTCAACGGGCACacaagccccgcccactcaccCCCACCTCCGACTCCTGTGACTCCATACATCTCCAACCAGAGGCGGGCGACACTCCCAAAGACCTGATCGCTCTGTCCTCACTG TGTATGACTCCTCCTCACAGTCCGAGCTTCGCCGAGGCCTCtacctcttctgtcctcaccaCCACCTCCGCTATGAGCCCCGCCTCCAGATcactccccccccacccctgtttatctcctccctccttcatctCAGAGACTTCAGCAGCTCAGACAGAGTCTACCTCTGTGGCCAAACCCAGCAGAGCAATGGCAACCAGTGTCATCCGTCACACGGCCGACCGCCTCAGCACTCCACCTCCTCCTTGCACCTCCCCACTCACAGAAATCTCCAAGCCGGGGCCTCCAATGACACTTCCAGTGGAGAAGGACAGGCCTCCTCCGTCTCGTGCCAGCCCGTCCTTTCTTCCCCCGTCAGCATCGCCTCCTCACATCATCCagtcgtcttcctcctcttcctctccagtgTCCTCCTCCCCTGTCCTCTGCCAGGTATTCCCAGTGAGCAGCCGCACAGGAATGATCTCCGCCTTCGTCCAGGCTCCTGTTCAGGTCCAGACTCAGGGGGGGCCAAAGCACATCCTGCCCCAGTCTCCTTCCAGCTTCGCTCAGCCACTGCTGGTGGGCTCTGCCATGCCACAGGGGACCGTGATGTTTGTGGTTCCTCAGCAGCCCGTCTCCCAGACGACGCAGTGTCCACAGACTGTCATGACTCTGGGCAACACCAAGCTCCTCCCCTTAGCCCCCGCCCCTGTTTACATGCCGACTGGAGCAAGCGGCCCCTCACAGGCTGACTTCTCCCGCAGACGAAACTATGTCTGCAACTTCCCGGGCTGCAAGAAAACCTACTTCAAGAGCTCCCATCTGAAGGCTcacctgcgcacacacacag GTGAAAAGCCGTTCAGCTGTCACTGGGAGGGCTGTGACAAAAAGTTTGCCCGTTCTGACGAGCTCTCCCGCCACCGCCGGACGCACACCGGGGAGAAGAAGTTTGTCTGCAATGTGTGCGACCGCCGCTTCATGCGCAGTGACCACCTGACCAAACACGCCCGTAGGCACATGACCACCAAGAGGGCGACGTCGTGGCCCACCGAAACCCGAGACCTCAACAAAGTGGCTCTTCCCAAGGGCCAAAACAGAGGCCCTGCTCTTCCTGTTGGCATGCTTGTCTCCACGGCAAACTAA
- the LOC132984584 gene encoding Krueppel-like factor 11 isoform X2, whose amino-acid sequence MLSSCQVDRTGVLPVSTMELKPCIEYHDLEAAEALVSMSFWGQRAHKPRPLTPTSDSCDSIHLQPEAGDTPKDLIALSSLCMTPPHSPSFAEASTSSVLTTTSAMSPASRSLPPHPCLSPPSFISETSAAQTESTSVAKPSRAMATSVIRHTADRLSTPPPPCTSPLTEISKPGPPMTLPVEKDRPPPSRASPSFLPPSASPPHIIQSSSSSSSPVSSSPVLCQVFPVSSRTGMISAFVQAPVQVQTQGGPKHILPQSPSSFAQPLLVGSAMPQGTVMFVVPQQPVSQTTQCPQTVMTLGNTKLLPLAPAPVYMPTGASGPSQADFSRRRNYVCNFPGCKKTYFKSSHLKAHLRTHTGEKPFSCHWEGCDKKFARSDELSRHRRTHTGEKKFVCNVCDRRFMRSDHLTKHARRHMTTKRATSWPTETRDLNKVALPKGQNRGPALPVGMLVSTAN is encoded by the exons ATGCTCAGCTCCTGCCAG GTCGACCGTACAGGCGTCCTGCCCGTCTCAACCATGGAGCTCAAGCCGTGCATCGAGTACCATGACCTGGAGGCTGCAGAGGCACTCGTCAGCATGAGCTTCTGGGGTCAACGGGCACacaagccccgcccactcaccCCCACCTCCGACTCCTGTGACTCCATACATCTCCAACCAGAGGCGGGCGACACTCCCAAAGACCTGATCGCTCTGTCCTCACTG TGTATGACTCCTCCTCACAGTCCGAGCTTCGCCGAGGCCTCtacctcttctgtcctcaccaCCACCTCCGCTATGAGCCCCGCCTCCAGATcactccccccccacccctgtttatctcctccctccttcatctCAGAGACTTCAGCAGCTCAGACAGAGTCTACCTCTGTGGCCAAACCCAGCAGAGCAATGGCAACCAGTGTCATCCGTCACACGGCCGACCGCCTCAGCACTCCACCTCCTCCTTGCACCTCCCCACTCACAGAAATCTCCAAGCCGGGGCCTCCAATGACACTTCCAGTGGAGAAGGACAGGCCTCCTCCGTCTCGTGCCAGCCCGTCCTTTCTTCCCCCGTCAGCATCGCCTCCTCACATCATCCagtcgtcttcctcctcttcctctccagtgTCCTCCTCCCCTGTCCTCTGCCAGGTATTCCCAGTGAGCAGCCGCACAGGAATGATCTCCGCCTTCGTCCAGGCTCCTGTTCAGGTCCAGACTCAGGGGGGGCCAAAGCACATCCTGCCCCAGTCTCCTTCCAGCTTCGCTCAGCCACTGCTGGTGGGCTCTGCCATGCCACAGGGGACCGTGATGTTTGTGGTTCCTCAGCAGCCCGTCTCCCAGACGACGCAGTGTCCACAGACTGTCATGACTCTGGGCAACACCAAGCTCCTCCCCTTAGCCCCCGCCCCTGTTTACATGCCGACTGGAGCAAGCGGCCCCTCACAGGCTGACTTCTCCCGCAGACGAAACTATGTCTGCAACTTCCCGGGCTGCAAGAAAACCTACTTCAAGAGCTCCCATCTGAAGGCTcacctgcgcacacacacag GTGAAAAGCCGTTCAGCTGTCACTGGGAGGGCTGTGACAAAAAGTTTGCCCGTTCTGACGAGCTCTCCCGCCACCGCCGGACGCACACCGGGGAGAAGAAGTTTGTCTGCAATGTGTGCGACCGCCGCTTCATGCGCAGTGACCACCTGACCAAACACGCCCGTAGGCACATGACCACCAAGAGGGCGACGTCGTGGCCCACCGAAACCCGAGACCTCAACAAAGTGGCTCTTCCCAAGGGCCAAAACAGAGGCCCTGCTCTTCCTGTTGGCATGCTTGTCTCCACGGCAAACTAA